The following proteins are encoded in a genomic region of Glycine max cultivar Williams 82 chromosome 18, Glycine_max_v4.0, whole genome shotgun sequence:
- the LOC102659953 gene encoding uncharacterized protein, with translation MGAYSRDEKLLMHFFQDSLAGAAVIWYTNLEASHIRTWKDLITAFLRQYQYNSDMAPDRTQVQNRIKQESESFKEYAQIWRNLAAQVAPPMVEREMVTMMVDILPVFYYEKLVGYMPSSFAGLVFARERIEVGLKRGKFDYVSPIGGSSKRTEIARAKKKEGDAYTITSTPAWPKPPQTLHGTHQYAQHHPSFAARAEASSDTALTQPRAPTPPQGGVLQAPAPTRPQPTNNAHFGANTAWNFLPRQAQIFTPIPMTYGELLSSLIANQLVMVVPGKIFQSPFPKWYNPSTTCAYHGGTPGHSIEQCLALKSKVQSLIEAGWLTFQEDRPNIKTNPLANHGGGPVNAIEVSRSHGPKLLKDVTTPRRFIYKALQKASMIPYGGRREDCCLMHPGVLHDMETCLAVRDLLQQMIDQGRLEVGSEREEEQHVYMQSADEEGPKKPKPLVIHFTKDTDPRRPQHPSAVSGGRSILFPYENSRAVPWRYVPPGDRKEEATDISSLSAKVTNITGLSGITHSGRVFAPSSLPI, from the coding sequence atgggtgCGTATTCCAGGGACGAGAAgttattgatgcatttctttcaagatagcttggctggggCAGCGGTCAtctggtacactaatctagaaGCTTCCCACATCCGCacctggaaggatctgattaccgccttccttaggcagtatcagtacaactcTGACATGGCTCCCGACCGGACTCAGGTGCAAAATAGGATTAAACAGGAAAGCGagtcctttaaagaatatgctcaGATTTGGAGGAACCTGGCAGCGCAagtagcccctcccatggtcgagagGGAAATGGTTACTATGATGGTGGATATCTTGCCTGTattttactatgagaaattagtgggctacatgccttccagcTTTGCGGGCTTGGTCTTCGCCAGAGAAAGGATCGAGGTGGGTTTGAAGAGGGGAAAGTTTGATTATGTCTCCCCGATAGGTGGCAGCAGTAAGAGGACCGAAATAGCTAGGGCaaagaagaaagagggagaTGCCTATACCATCACTTCAACACCTGCGTGGCCCAAGCCACCGCAAACCCTCCATGGTACCCACCAATATGCACAACATCACCCGAGTTTTGCGGCTCGCGCCGAGGCCTCTTCCGATACAGCACTCACCCAACCAAGGGCGCCCACACCCCCACAGGGGGGAGTTCTTCAGGCTCCAGCTCCAACTCGGCCTCAGCCAACCAACAACGCTCACTTTGGCGCAAACACAGCGTGGAACTTTTTGCCAAGGCAGGCACAGATTttcaccccgatcccaatgacaTATGGGGAACTCTTGTCATCTctcatcgccaaccaattgGTCATGGTGGTCCCGGGAAAGATCTTCCAGTCTCCATTCCCAAAATGGTATAACCCTAGCACGACTTGCGCATACCATGGGGGGACCCCAGGCCACTCGATCGAACAGTGTTTGGCCTTGAAAAGCAAGGTCCAAAGCTTGATAGAGGCTGGGTGGTTGACTTTTCAAGAGGACAGGCCCAACATAAAAACAAACCcgcttgccaatcatggaggggggcCGGTTAATGCCATCGAGGTAAGTAGGTCACACGGGCCCAAGCTTTTGAAGGACGTAACGACCCCCAGAAGGTTTATCTACAAAGCCTTACAAAAGGCGAGCATGATTCCCTACGGCGGGCGTAGAGAAGATTGTTGCTTAATGCATCCGGGTGTACTCcatgacatggaaacatgtttggcaGTAAGAGATCTATTACAAcagatgatagaccaaggccgGCTTGAGGTCGGTAGTGAGAGGGAGGAGGAACAACATGTATACATGCAGTCGGCAGATGAAGAAGGACCTAAAAAGCCTAAACCCTTGGTAATACACTTCACCAAGGACACAGATCCCCGAAGACCTCAACACCCCTCGGCAGTGTCGGGCGGTAGATCTATTTTGTTTCCTTACGAGAACAGTCGCGCAGTTCCGTGGAGGTATGTCCCTCCGGGCGATAGGAAGGAAGAAGCTACCGATATCAGCTCACTATCGGCCAAAGTGACCAATATCACCGGGCTGAGCGGCATAACCCACAGCGGTCGCGTGTTCGCACCCTCTAGCCTGCCGATATAG